The Pantoea nemavictus genome includes a region encoding these proteins:
- the murD gene encoding UDP-N-acetylmuramoyl-L-alanine--D-glutamate ligase, with protein sequence MADYRGRKVVIIGLGITGLSCVDFFLAQGVTPRVMDTRVSPPGLDKLPASVERYVGGINSDWLLASDLIIASPGIALAHPALSEAADAGIEIIGDIELFCREAQAPIVAITGSNGKSTVTTLVGEMARAAGWQVGVGGNIGLPALTLLKSPAQLYVLELSSFQLETTHSLKAAAATILNLTEDHMDRYPLGMQQYRAAKLRIYENASVCVVNADDGMTMPVRGVDQRCVSFGINLGDYHLNQQQGSTWLRAKGEKVLNTDEMTLVGQHNYTNALAALALADAVNIPRASSLKALTTLTGLAHRFQLVHEANGVRWINDSKATNVGSTEAALNGLQVKGTLWLLLGGDGKSADFSPLARYLQGDKVKLFCFGRDGDALAALRPEIATRTDTMQQAMTQIAAQVTAGDMVLLSPACASLDQFRNFEQRGDQFAQLAKELS encoded by the coding sequence ATGGCTGACTATCGGGGCAGAAAAGTCGTCATCATCGGATTAGGCATTACTGGCCTGTCCTGTGTTGATTTCTTCCTTGCGCAAGGCGTTACGCCACGCGTGATGGATACCCGTGTCTCGCCGCCGGGACTGGACAAGCTGCCAGCCTCGGTTGAGCGCTATGTTGGCGGTATCAACAGCGATTGGCTGCTGGCGTCGGATCTGATTATTGCAAGCCCGGGTATCGCACTGGCACATCCTGCCTTAAGCGAGGCTGCTGATGCTGGCATTGAGATCATTGGCGATATCGAGTTGTTTTGTCGCGAAGCGCAGGCCCCGATTGTGGCGATTACTGGTTCAAACGGCAAAAGCACCGTGACGACGCTGGTGGGCGAAATGGCCCGCGCAGCAGGTTGGCAGGTGGGCGTTGGCGGCAACATTGGTTTGCCGGCGCTGACGCTACTGAAATCGCCAGCGCAGCTCTATGTGCTGGAGTTGTCCAGCTTCCAGCTCGAAACTACCCACAGTTTAAAAGCCGCGGCTGCGACGATCCTCAATCTTACCGAGGATCATATGGATCGCTATCCGTTGGGCATGCAGCAATATCGCGCGGCTAAGCTGCGCATTTACGAAAATGCCAGCGTCTGCGTAGTGAATGCTGATGATGGCATGACGATGCCGGTGCGCGGTGTTGATCAGCGCTGCGTGAGCTTCGGTATCAACCTTGGCGATTATCATCTCAATCAGCAGCAGGGCAGCACCTGGCTGCGGGCGAAGGGCGAGAAAGTCCTGAATACCGATGAGATGACGTTGGTGGGGCAACATAACTACACCAACGCGCTGGCAGCACTGGCATTGGCTGACGCGGTGAACATTCCGCGCGCCTCCAGCCTGAAAGCCTTAACCACGCTCACCGGCCTGGCGCACCGCTTTCAGTTGGTGCATGAAGCCAATGGCGTGCGCTGGATTAACGATTCAAAAGCCACCAACGTCGGCAGCACTGAAGCGGCGCTGAATGGGCTGCAGGTAAAAGGAACGTTATGGCTGCTGCTCGGCGGCGACGGTAAGTCGGCTGATTTCAGCCCGCTGGCGCGCTATCTGCAGGGTGACAAGGTGAAGCTGTTCTGCTTTGGTCGCGATGGCGATGCCTTAGCGGCGCTGCGCCCGGAGATTGCCACGCGCACCGACACTATGCAGCAGGCGATGACGCAAATTGCTGCACAGGTGACAGCCGGCGATATGGTGCTGCTGTCACCTGCTTGCGCCAGCCTCGATCAATTCCGCAATTTTGAGCA